One Serinicoccus chungangensis genomic window carries:
- a CDS encoding homoserine kinase, whose amino-acid sequence MAALAPGAGARVRVPASSANLGPGFDSVGLALGLWDEYAVEVLPDAGHLEVVLAGQGAGELPTDGRHLVAARLREALEACGVTWLDGYGLRLTCANTIPMSAGMGSSASAVVGGLGLGFALVRDGELTEADLGLVNTHAGVAEGHPDNSSASVWGGLTVSWMPGPQVVRTARPTVHPDVVPVVLVPADHRLDTATARAVLGPSVARPDAVRQAGRAALLVHALTTEPSLLLDATSDWLHQEQRRAAYPVTMGAVDTLRGLGHAAVVSGAGPTVLCLTTTDLAPTVVAEARTWGRGWRVLTPGIPAQGLHVPATPAPR is encoded by the coding sequence ATGGCCGCGCTGGCCCCGGGCGCGGGCGCCCGGGTGCGGGTCCCCGCGAGCAGCGCCAACCTCGGCCCCGGTTTCGACAGCGTCGGCCTCGCCCTCGGGCTCTGGGACGAGTATGCCGTCGAGGTCCTCCCCGACGCCGGTCACCTCGAGGTGGTGCTCGCCGGGCAGGGTGCGGGCGAGCTGCCCACGGACGGGCGGCACCTCGTCGCGGCCCGGCTGCGGGAGGCGCTGGAGGCGTGCGGCGTGACCTGGCTGGACGGCTACGGGCTGCGGCTGACCTGCGCCAACACCATCCCCATGTCGGCGGGGATGGGCAGCTCGGCCTCGGCGGTCGTCGGCGGGCTCGGGCTGGGCTTCGCCCTCGTCCGCGACGGTGAGCTCACCGAGGCCGACCTGGGCCTGGTCAACACCCACGCGGGGGTCGCGGAGGGGCACCCGGACAACTCCTCGGCGTCGGTGTGGGGGGGCCTCACGGTGTCGTGGATGCCCGGCCCGCAGGTCGTCCGCACCGCCCGCCCCACGGTCCACCCCGACGTGGTGCCGGTGGTGCTGGTGCCCGCGGACCACCGGCTCGACACCGCCACGGCGCGGGCCGTGCTCGGCCCGTCGGTGGCGCGGCCCGACGCGGTGCGCCAGGCGGGCCGTGCCGCCCTGCTCGTGCACGCGCTCACCACGGAGCCGTCGCTGCTGCTCGACGCCACGAGCGACTGGCTGCACCAGGAGCAGCGGCGGGCGGCCTACCCGGTGACCATGGGGGCGGTCGACACGCTGCGCGGGCTGGGCCACGCCGCCGTCGTCTCCGGCGCCGGCCCGACCGTGCTCTGCCTCACGACGACCGACCTGGCCCCCACCGTCGTCGCCGAGGCCCGCACGTGGGGCCGCGGATGGCGCGTCCTGACCCCCGGCATACCGGCGCAGGGCCTGCACGTGCCCGCCACCCCGGCACCGCGCTGA
- a CDS encoding SGNH/GDSL hydrolase family protein codes for MSTRTRLAVATLGTLALGMGLSLAAPASAAPDEAVYDALGDSYAAGFGAGTALEGGEGCARTDAAAPLRLDGRKRIALDDFVACSGATTADLAAQLPALDADTDLVTLTIGGNDIGWTQAIGACLLLDDPTCAQAVAGSRLLVQGLLPARLDAAFTAVEQAAPDAHVVVIGYPHLFTPEAGAFANASPEEQEALNEGADLLDATIEAAARRRGFVYVDVVRRFEGHGVNAADPWVDPTTFHPTAKGQETYAAALTAAIAPQRLR; via the coding sequence ATGAGCACCCGCACCCGGCTGGCCGTGGCCACCCTCGGCACCCTCGCGCTGGGGATGGGTCTGAGCCTGGCGGCCCCGGCCTCGGCCGCCCCTGACGAGGCCGTCTACGACGCGCTCGGCGACTCCTACGCCGCCGGCTTCGGCGCCGGGACCGCGCTGGAGGGCGGCGAGGGGTGCGCCCGCACCGACGCGGCCGCGCCGCTGCGGCTGGACGGCCGCAAGCGGATCGCGCTGGACGACTTCGTCGCCTGCAGCGGCGCCACGACCGCCGACCTCGCCGCGCAGCTGCCCGCGCTGGACGCCGACACCGACCTCGTGACCCTCACCATCGGCGGCAACGACATCGGCTGGACCCAGGCGATCGGGGCCTGCCTGCTGCTGGACGACCCGACCTGCGCGCAGGCCGTCGCCGGCTCCCGGCTGCTCGTCCAGGGGCTGCTCCCGGCCCGCCTGGACGCGGCCTTCACCGCGGTCGAGCAGGCGGCCCCGGACGCGCACGTGGTGGTCATCGGCTACCCGCACCTCTTCACCCCGGAGGCCGGCGCCTTCGCGAACGCCTCGCCCGAGGAGCAGGAGGCGCTCAACGAGGGCGCCGACCTGCTCGACGCGACGATCGAGGCCGCCGCCCGGCGGCGGGGCTTCGTCTACGTCGACGTGGTGCGTAGGTTCGAGGGCCACGGCGTCAACGCCGCCGACCCGTGGGTCGACCCCACCACGTTCCACCCGACCGCCAAGGGGCAGGAGACCTACGCCGCGGCGCTGACCGCGGCCATCGCGCCGCAGCGCCTGCGCTGA
- the bcp gene encoding thioredoxin-dependent thiol peroxidase — translation MMRLEPGQPAPAWTLPTADGSRLSLADLAGRKVVLYVYPAAMTPGCTTQACDFRDNEAVFTREGYAVVGVSPDPVEKLARFAEQEGLPFPLVSDEDKQMLTAYGAYGEKKNYGRTVVGVIRSTFVLDEQGVVEVAKYNVRAKGHVASLARQLGVELPGGPA, via the coding sequence ATGATGCGCCTCGAGCCCGGTCAGCCCGCCCCCGCCTGGACCCTGCCCACCGCCGACGGCTCCCGGCTCAGCCTCGCCGACCTGGCCGGGCGCAAGGTCGTCCTCTACGTCTACCCCGCGGCGATGACGCCCGGGTGCACGACGCAGGCCTGCGACTTCCGCGACAACGAGGCGGTCTTCACCCGCGAGGGGTATGCCGTCGTCGGCGTCTCCCCCGACCCCGTCGAGAAGCTGGCGCGCTTCGCGGAGCAGGAGGGCCTGCCCTTCCCGCTCGTCTCCGACGAGGACAAGCAGATGCTCACCGCCTACGGCGCCTACGGCGAGAAGAAGAACTACGGCAGGACGGTGGTCGGCGTCATCCGCTCGACCTTCGTCCTCGACGAGCAGGGGGTCGTCGAGGTGGCGAAGTACAACGTGCGGGCCAAGGGCCACGTCGCCTCGCTCGCCCGGCAGCTCGGGGTGGAGCTCCCCGGCGGGCCGGCCTGA
- the corA gene encoding magnesium/cobalt transporter CorA, whose protein sequence is MIVSDLDPDREDATEVIVDQAVYRDGVRESCDVDTLAHELERLRADGAPDHDFLWIGLKDPTPEEFEVVRRALDLHPLAVEDALDGDQRAKLEVYDTGIYAVVKTLDYDPATSDIETGEVSVILGPHVAVTLRHGEVAPLRGVRQRMEQEREQALLSYGPLSVLHGVLDTVVDTYGAIDTAVADDLETIERDVFGGGNRTHSTTIYRLKREVLEFRRAATPLGPVLASLTHDKDLVRSRELRLHFRDVADHLAAVLQDVESYDTLLSDILGAHLSQIGVQQNADMRRISAWAAMIAVPTLVAGIYGMNFDRMPELHWALGYPMALGVMALAVGLLHRAFRRSGWL, encoded by the coding sequence ATGATCGTCTCAGACCTCGACCCCGACCGGGAGGATGCCACCGAGGTGATCGTCGACCAGGCCGTCTACCGTGACGGCGTCCGAGAGTCCTGCGACGTCGACACGCTCGCGCACGAGCTGGAGCGGCTGCGCGCCGACGGCGCTCCCGACCACGACTTCCTCTGGATCGGCCTCAAGGACCCCACGCCCGAGGAGTTCGAGGTGGTCCGTCGCGCTCTCGACCTGCACCCGCTGGCGGTGGAGGACGCCCTGGACGGCGACCAGCGGGCCAAGCTCGAGGTCTACGACACCGGCATCTACGCCGTCGTCAAGACGCTCGACTACGACCCCGCGACCTCCGACATCGAGACCGGGGAGGTCAGCGTCATCCTCGGCCCGCACGTGGCCGTGACCCTGCGCCACGGCGAGGTCGCCCCGCTGCGCGGGGTGCGGCAGCGGATGGAGCAGGAGCGCGAGCAGGCCCTGCTCTCCTACGGCCCGCTGTCGGTGCTGCACGGGGTCCTGGACACGGTGGTCGACACCTACGGAGCCATCGACACCGCCGTCGCGGACGACCTGGAGACCATCGAGCGCGACGTCTTCGGCGGCGGCAACCGGACCCACTCCACGACGATCTACCGGCTCAAGCGGGAGGTGCTCGAGTTCCGGCGGGCGGCGACCCCGCTGGGCCCGGTCCTCGCCTCCCTGACGCACGACAAGGACCTGGTCCGCAGCCGGGAGCTGCGGCTGCACTTCCGCGACGTCGCCGACCACCTGGCCGCGGTCCTGCAGGACGTCGAGAGCTACGACACGCTCCTCAGCGACATCCTCGGCGCGCACCTCTCGCAGATCGGGGTGCAGCAGAACGCCGACATGCGCCGGATCTCGGCCTGGGCCGCGATGATCGCCGTCCCCACCCTCGTGGCGGGCATCTACGGGATGAACTTCGACCGGATGCCCGAGCTGCACTGGGCGCTGGGCTACCCCATGGCGCTCGGGGTGATGGCGCTCGCGGTCGGCCTGCTCCACCGCGCCTTCCGCCGGTCCGGGTGGTTGTAG
- a CDS encoding DUF3618 domain-containing protein — protein sequence MANTQPARSVKEIEADIAATRSRLARTVDELTYRVSPDTIKANTIATIKGKVESATLDAEGNPRYDRLATALGGVAAVALALGGLRRIFYRG from the coding sequence ATGGCCAACACGCAGCCTGCTCGCTCCGTCAAGGAGATCGAGGCCGACATCGCGGCGACCCGCAGCCGCCTCGCGCGCACCGTCGACGAGCTGACCTACCGCGTCAGCCCCGACACCATCAAGGCCAACACGATCGCCACGATCAAGGGCAAGGTCGAGAGCGCCACCCTGGACGCCGAGGGCAACCCGAGGTATGACCGGCTCGCCACCGCCCTGGGCGGTGTCGCCGCCGTGGCGCTCGCCCTGGGCGGGCTGCGGCGCATCTTCTACCGCGGCTGA
- a CDS encoding heavy metal translocating P-type ATPase — MQHDTTHQTSPGEDAPAPAQDHYGGDHGHGGGHDGHGGGHGDHVAQFRWLFWLMLVLSVPTVLASRMFGHLLGYELPDLPGLSWVSPVLGTVIYLWGGRPFLTGAVSEIRDRRPGMMLLIGMAITVAFLASWGSTLGVLDERLDFWWELALLVVIMLLGHWVEMRSLAATSSALDSLAALLPDEAERVEGDTTVTVAPADLQVGDVVVVRPGASVPADGRIVDGSASMDESMVTGESTPVRREQGDDVVAGTVATDSGLRVEVTATGDETTLAGIQKLVSEAQSSSTRTQRLADRAAAWLFWFALGAAVVTAVVWSSLGMPDAAVVRAITVLVIACPHALGLAIPLVVSIATERAARGGVLVTDRMALETMRSVDTVLFDKTGTLTRGEPTVTAVEPAGERSEEDVLRLAAAAEADSEHPLARAIVGAATERDLDVPRSGDFSSSPAVGVRAVVDGVTVQVGGPALLEEEGLRELDVAQRWRADGAIILHAVADGEVVGALRLADGIRPESREAVDALHTAGVDVVMLTGDAQAVADAVAQELGVDRVFAGVRPEDKSTKVAELQGEGRTVAMVGDGVNDAPALAQADVGLAIGAGTDVAIGSAGVVLASSDPRSVLAVMDLSRASYRRMTQNLWWAAGYNLLAVPLAAGVLAPVGFVLPMSVGALLMSASTVVVALNAQLLRRLDLSPEASARRVLGAG; from the coding sequence ATGCAGCACGACACCACGCACCAGACGTCACCGGGCGAGGACGCCCCTGCTCCCGCCCAGGACCACTACGGCGGCGACCACGGCCACGGGGGTGGCCACGACGGCCACGGGGGCGGCCACGGCGACCACGTCGCGCAGTTCCGGTGGCTCTTCTGGCTGATGCTGGTCCTGTCGGTGCCGACCGTGCTCGCCAGCCGGATGTTCGGGCACCTGCTGGGCTACGAGCTGCCCGACCTGCCGGGCCTGAGCTGGGTCTCCCCCGTCCTCGGCACGGTCATCTACCTCTGGGGCGGGCGCCCCTTCCTCACCGGCGCGGTCTCGGAGATCCGTGACCGCCGACCGGGGATGATGCTGCTCATCGGCATGGCCATCACCGTCGCCTTCCTCGCGTCGTGGGGGTCCACCCTCGGGGTGCTCGACGAGCGGCTGGACTTCTGGTGGGAGCTGGCGCTGCTCGTCGTCATCATGCTGCTGGGTCACTGGGTCGAGATGCGGTCGCTGGCGGCCACAAGCTCGGCCCTCGACTCGCTGGCGGCGCTGCTGCCGGACGAGGCGGAGCGGGTCGAGGGCGACACCACGGTCACCGTCGCCCCCGCCGACCTGCAGGTCGGCGACGTGGTGGTGGTCCGGCCGGGCGCCTCGGTGCCGGCCGACGGCCGGATCGTCGACGGCTCGGCGAGCATGGACGAGTCGATGGTGACCGGCGAGTCCACCCCGGTGCGCCGCGAGCAGGGCGACGACGTCGTGGCCGGCACCGTGGCGACCGACTCCGGCCTGCGGGTCGAGGTCACCGCGACGGGGGACGAGACCACGCTCGCCGGCATCCAGAAGCTCGTCTCCGAGGCGCAGTCCTCCTCCACCCGCACCCAGCGGCTCGCCGACCGGGCGGCCGCGTGGTTGTTCTGGTTCGCCCTGGGTGCCGCGGTCGTCACCGCGGTCGTGTGGTCCTCCCTCGGTATGCCCGACGCCGCCGTGGTGCGCGCGATCACCGTCCTCGTCATCGCCTGCCCGCACGCGCTGGGTCTGGCGATCCCGCTCGTCGTCTCGATCGCCACCGAGCGTGCGGCGCGGGGCGGGGTCCTCGTCACCGACCGGATGGCGCTGGAGACCATGCGCTCGGTCGACACGGTGCTCTTCGACAAGACGGGGACGCTCACCCGGGGTGAGCCGACCGTGACGGCCGTCGAGCCCGCCGGCGAGCGCAGCGAGGAGGACGTCCTGCGCCTGGCGGCCGCCGCCGAGGCGGACAGCGAGCACCCCCTCGCCCGGGCGATCGTCGGCGCCGCGACCGAGCGCGATCTCGACGTGCCCCGGTCGGGCGACTTCTCCTCCTCCCCGGCGGTCGGCGTCCGTGCCGTCGTCGACGGGGTGACGGTGCAGGTCGGCGGCCCGGCGCTGCTGGAGGAGGAGGGGCTGCGCGAGCTCGACGTGGCGCAGCGGTGGCGTGCGGACGGGGCGATCATCCTCCACGCCGTCGCCGACGGGGAGGTGGTCGGCGCCCTGCGCCTCGCCGACGGCATCCGGCCCGAGTCCCGCGAGGCGGTCGACGCCCTGCACACGGCAGGGGTGGACGTCGTCATGCTCACCGGTGACGCGCAGGCGGTGGCCGACGCCGTGGCGCAGGAGCTGGGCGTCGACCGGGTCTTCGCCGGCGTCCGCCCGGAGGACAAGTCGACGAAGGTCGCCGAGCTGCAGGGCGAGGGGCGCACGGTGGCGATGGTCGGCGACGGCGTCAACGACGCGCCGGCGCTCGCCCAGGCCGACGTGGGCCTCGCGATCGGTGCCGGCACCGACGTGGCGATCGGCTCCGCAGGGGTCGTGCTCGCCAGTTCCGACCCCCGGTCGGTGCTGGCGGTGATGGACCTGTCCCGGGCCAGCTACCGGAGGATGACCCAGAACCTCTGGTGGGCCGCGGGCTACAACCTGCTCGCCGTCCCCCTCGCGGCCGGCGTGCTCGCGCCCGTCGGGTTCGTGCTGCCGATGAGCGTGGGAGCCCTGCTCATGTCGGCCTCGACGGTGGTCGTCGCCCTCAACGCCCAGCTGCTGCGGCGCCTGGACCTCTCCCCCGAGGCCAGCGCCCGTCGGGTGCTCGGGGCCGGCTGA
- a CDS encoding glycine C-acetyltransferase produces MYADVKDQLAQELAQIEADGLTKTERQITTPQSAHIATTAGTALNFCANNYLGLADHPDVVGAARQALDEWGFGMASVRFICGTQTQHRDLERAIADFTGMEDSILFPSCFDANGGIFEVICGPEDAIISDQLNHASIIDGVRLSKAQRFRYANRDMDDLRTQLEAARDAGARRVLVVTDGAFSMDGYLAPLEQICDLAEEFGAMVMVDDSHATGFVGDSGRGSHEACGVVDRVDIMTGTLGKALGGGSGGYVAAHAEIVDLLKQRARPYLFSNAVAPSVVAGSLKALEIARDSDEPRAQLRRNAALFRTLMEEAGFELLPGEHPIVPVMFPGEDGARRASQVADAMLERGVYVIAFSYPVVPKGQARIRVQLSASHSEEDVRACVDAFVAARDEVG; encoded by the coding sequence ATGTACGCGGACGTGAAGGACCAGCTGGCGCAGGAGCTGGCGCAGATCGAGGCCGACGGGCTCACCAAGACCGAGCGGCAGATCACCACGCCCCAGAGCGCGCACATCGCGACGACGGCGGGGACGGCGCTCAACTTCTGCGCCAACAACTACCTGGGTCTGGCCGACCACCCCGACGTGGTCGGCGCCGCCCGGCAGGCGCTGGACGAGTGGGGCTTCGGCATGGCCTCGGTCCGGTTCATCTGCGGCACCCAGACCCAGCACCGCGACCTGGAGCGGGCGATCGCCGACTTCACGGGGATGGAGGACTCGATCCTCTTCCCGTCCTGCTTCGACGCCAACGGCGGGATCTTCGAGGTCATCTGCGGCCCCGAGGACGCCATCATCTCTGACCAGCTCAACCACGCCTCGATCATCGACGGGGTGCGCCTGTCCAAGGCCCAGCGCTTCCGCTACGCCAACCGGGACATGGACGACCTGCGCACCCAGCTGGAGGCGGCGCGCGACGCCGGCGCCCGGAGGGTGCTCGTGGTGACCGACGGCGCCTTCTCGATGGACGGCTACCTCGCGCCGCTGGAGCAGATCTGCGACCTCGCCGAGGAGTTCGGCGCCATGGTCATGGTGGACGACAGCCACGCGACCGGCTTCGTCGGTGACAGCGGCCGCGGCTCGCACGAGGCGTGCGGCGTCGTCGACCGGGTCGACATCATGACCGGCACGCTCGGCAAGGCGCTCGGGGGCGGCAGCGGCGGGTATGTCGCGGCCCACGCCGAGATCGTCGACCTGCTCAAGCAGCGTGCCCGGCCCTACCTCTTCTCCAACGCCGTCGCGCCCTCCGTGGTCGCGGGGTCGCTCAAGGCGCTGGAGATCGCGCGGGACAGCGACGAGCCCCGGGCCCAGCTGCGACGCAACGCCGCCCTCTTCCGCACCCTCATGGAGGAGGCCGGCTTCGAGCTGCTGCCCGGCGAGCACCCGATCGTGCCGGTGATGTTCCCCGGGGAGGACGGCGCCCGCCGGGCCAGCCAGGTCGCCGACGCGATGCTGGAGCGGGGCGTCTACGTCATCGCCTTCTCCTACCCCGTCGTCCCCAAGGGTCAGGCCCGCATCCGGGTCCAGCTGTCCGCCTCGCACAGCGAGGAGGACGTCCGGGCCTGCGTCGACGCCTTCGTCGCGGCGCGGGACGAGGTCGGCTGA
- the tdh gene encoding L-threonine 3-dehydrogenase, producing MRALIKPTAGPGLELTDVPEPTPGPGEVKIRVLRAGLCGTDLHIEAWDDWAASMLEPPLVVGHEFYGEIVELGTGVPTEEADGLAVGQRCSVEGHVVCGTCRNCRAGRRHMCVRTSNLGVNRDGCFADYVVVPHTNVWVQPEVIDPDLGAVFDPLGNAVHTALSFPLEGEDVLITGSGPIGVMATAIARHAGARYVVATDLSDSRLALALAAGADLGINVGRERIASAQERLGMSEGFDLVLEMSGNPAAMAELIDNCTHGARVAMLGLPAEPFSIDWGKVITHMITLKGIYGREMYETWYKMTAMLQTSEVLRDRVRSVITHRFPAEQWEDAFAAARSGEGGKVVMDWSDGH from the coding sequence GTGCGCGCCCTCATCAAGCCCACCGCCGGGCCAGGCCTGGAGCTGACCGACGTCCCCGAGCCCACCCCCGGGCCGGGTGAGGTCAAGATCCGAGTGCTGCGGGCCGGCCTCTGCGGCACCGACCTGCACATCGAGGCCTGGGACGACTGGGCCGCCTCCATGCTGGAGCCGCCGCTCGTGGTCGGGCACGAGTTCTACGGCGAGATCGTCGAGCTCGGCACCGGCGTGCCGACCGAGGAGGCCGACGGCCTGGCCGTGGGGCAGCGCTGCTCCGTCGAGGGCCACGTCGTCTGCGGCACCTGCCGCAACTGCCGCGCCGGGCGCCGCCACATGTGCGTGCGCACCTCGAACCTCGGCGTGAACCGCGACGGCTGCTTCGCCGACTACGTCGTCGTGCCGCACACCAACGTCTGGGTGCAGCCCGAGGTCATCGACCCTGACCTCGGTGCCGTCTTCGACCCGCTCGGCAACGCCGTGCACACCGCGCTGTCCTTCCCGCTGGAGGGGGAGGACGTGCTCATCACCGGGTCCGGCCCGATCGGCGTCATGGCGACCGCGATCGCGCGGCACGCCGGCGCCCGCTACGTCGTCGCGACCGACCTCTCCGACTCCCGGCTCGCGCTGGCGCTCGCCGCCGGCGCCGACCTGGGGATCAACGTCGGCCGCGAGCGGATCGCGAGCGCCCAGGAGCGCCTGGGGATGTCCGAGGGCTTCGACCTGGTGCTGGAGATGTCCGGCAACCCGGCCGCGATGGCCGAGCTCATCGACAACTGCACCCACGGCGCCCGGGTGGCGATGCTGGGGCTGCCGGCCGAGCCGTTCTCGATCGACTGGGGCAAGGTGATCACCCACATGATCACCCTCAAGGGGATCTACGGCCGGGAGATGTACGAGACGTGGTACAAGATGACCGCCATGCTGCAGACCTCCGAGGTGCTGCGCGACCGGGTCCGCTCGGTCATCACCCACCGCTTCCCCGCCGAGCAGTGGGAGGACGCCTTCGCCGCGGCCCGCTCCGGCGAGGGTGGCAAGGTGGTCATGGACTGGAGCGACGGACACTAG
- a CDS encoding NUDIX domain-containing protein, translating into MDVRTRVGCYAWIERDGAVLLSRWRGMTLPDGRVARPGWTLVGGGIEPGETPEQAAVREVGEESGYAVRLTGVLTTDAWSGVDDTDPTGQAVWQAVRVVFTAEVESGELTVETDGSSDDVRWVPLEELAALPCLSLVDTAWRAAGGPGLPEVALGFGPVDEAAVGRMRSLVERARAARAQGETVQGEAAPRPGVTVVAVDGPSGSGKTVLARALARDLGAPLVHMDDLYPGWDGLDAGPGLLAAQVLEPLARGERAAYRRWDWHASDWAGEQVEVPDPDGGVLVVEGCGSSVGPAGERAAVRVWVDAEPALRMRRGIARDGEAYRPHWERWAEQEARLFAADRTRDRADLVVDTSPGAG; encoded by the coding sequence GTGGACGTGCGGACGCGGGTGGGGTGCTACGCCTGGATCGAGCGGGACGGCGCGGTGCTGCTGAGCCGGTGGCGGGGCATGACGCTGCCCGACGGCCGGGTCGCCCGACCGGGATGGACGCTCGTCGGCGGGGGGATCGAGCCGGGGGAGACGCCCGAGCAGGCCGCCGTCCGCGAGGTGGGCGAGGAGAGCGGGTATGCCGTGCGCCTCACCGGGGTGCTCACCACCGACGCCTGGAGCGGGGTGGACGACACCGACCCGACCGGGCAGGCCGTCTGGCAGGCGGTGCGGGTCGTCTTCACGGCGGAGGTCGAGAGCGGCGAGCTCACGGTCGAGACCGACGGGAGCAGCGACGACGTGCGGTGGGTGCCGCTCGAGGAGCTGGCCGCGCTGCCGTGCCTCAGCCTGGTCGACACCGCCTGGCGGGCGGCGGGAGGCCCGGGGCTGCCCGAGGTCGCCCTCGGGTTCGGACCCGTCGACGAGGCCGCCGTCGGCCGGATGCGTTCCCTCGTGGAGCGGGCCCGGGCCGCGCGGGCGCAGGGGGAGACGGTGCAGGGGGAGGCCGCACCGCGTCCCGGGGTCACCGTCGTGGCGGTGGACGGGCCGAGCGGGTCGGGCAAGACCGTGCTCGCCCGGGCGCTGGCCCGCGACCTGGGCGCCCCCCTGGTCCACATGGACGACCTCTACCCGGGGTGGGACGGCCTCGACGCCGGCCCCGGTCTCCTGGCCGCGCAGGTGCTGGAGCCGCTCGCCCGGGGTGAGCGGGCGGCATACCGGCGCTGGGACTGGCACGCCTCGGACTGGGCGGGCGAGCAGGTCGAGGTGCCGGACCCCGACGGCGGCGTGCTCGTCGTGGAGGGGTGCGGCAGCAGCGTCGGGCCGGCGGGGGAGCGGGCCGCGGTCCGGGTGTGGGTCGACGCCGAGCCCGCGCTGCGGATGCGGCGGGGGATCGCCCGGGACGGCGAGGCCTACCGGCCGCACTGGGAGCGGTGGGCCGAGCAGGAGGCGCGCCTCTTCGCCGCCGACCGCACCCGCGACCGCGCCGACCTCGTCGTCGACACCTCGCCCGGGGCGGGCTGA